One genomic region from Xylocopa sonorina isolate GNS202 chromosome 8, iyXylSono1_principal, whole genome shotgun sequence encodes:
- the LOC143426544 gene encoding uncharacterized protein LOC143426544, with protein sequence MIVYVPGRMPSHVGPYGGARYPGTLLGAVPGFYSPISGYSTSPNSSYYGSLSLHRQAPLDLPVWPRRMPVEEELGTSPTAALPGLGVSPNGLANGGPPSPAHSDSDASSSSLELGSIRRGENAQLKCRWQNCGRWFTSLEQLAGHVARLHAAPGPRGLFYCGWEGCARGERGFNARYKMLVHVRTHTNEKPHHCFQCDKSFSRAENLKIHARSHTGERPYVCPVEGCNKAYSNSSDRFKHTRTHAVDKPYCCKVPGCPKRYTDPSSLRKHVKTYRHYVNNNDKVQEKSSEENSSQEKARFDVTTPEKQSSSTHSESSDKKDSSIESSVSGSSPKASNSFEEQRSFVEWNNMYNLQEQRKEPEQITPTKTYEQEPNVYARIYDDNYIIPGRIQVNPMYVSSNPIVKESQPIQSPRTSPRLVPDALPRIGMQSTPIKIEEPVECANKVTTVDYRNIESIINSTPCKKENTMVSDHIRNSVIKRAEDLKMEVEQTPVKEEACKDTTDCCCRHKCCRHDNDNILEKTKILSDLIFKAPNPLFRHLLGTVDLQYGLQNMWGNIVDANNTCGQDLRVKNENVVEMEQDLPLDLTINK encoded by the exons ATGATCGTTTACGTACCGGGTAGAATGCCAAGCCACGTTGGTCCATACGGCGGCGCTCGTTATCCGGGCACCCTGCTAGGAGCAGTGCCGGGTTTTTACAGCCCGATTTCCGGTTACTCGACCAGCCCCAACTCCAGCTACTACGGAAGCCTCAGCCTCCATCGGCAAGCACCGCTGGACCTTCCGGTTTGGCCGCGAAGGATGCCGGTCGAGGAGGAACTCGGAACATCCCCGACGGCCGCGTTGCCCGGCTTGGGCGTATCCCCCAACGGTTTGGCGAACGGCGGACCGCCGAGTCCGGCGCACAGCGACTCGGACGCCTCCAGCTCCAGCTTGGAGCTTGGCTCCATCCGTCGCGGCGAGAACGCCCAACTGAAATGCAG ATGGCAAAATTGTGGTCGCTGGTTCACGTCCTTGGAACAGCTGGCGGGACACGTCGCGCGACTTCACGCGGCGCCAGGACCACGCGGATTGTTCTACTGCGGATGGGAGGGATGCGCCAGAGGCGAACGTGGATTCAACGCTAG ATACAAGATGCTGGTCCACGTGCGAACGCACACAAACGAGAAGCCGCATCATTGTTTCCAATGCGACAAAAGCTTCAGCAGAGCGGAGAACCTTAAGATCCACGCCCGTTCCCACACCGGCGAACGACCATACGTCTGTCCAGTCGAGGGTTGCAACAAGGCCTACTCGAACTCCTCGGACAGATTCAAGCACACCAGAACTCACGCCGTGGACAAGCCGTACTGCTGCAAGGTGCCAGGATGCCCCAAAAGGTACACCGACCCCTCGTCACTGCGCAAGCACGTGAAAACGTACCGACACTACGTGAACAACAACGACAAGGTGCAAGAGAAAAGTTCAGAGGAAAATAGCTCACAGGAGAAGGCGAGGTTCGACGTAACCACGCCTGAGAAGCAGAGCAGTAGCACCCACTCCGAGTCGTCCGACAAGAAGGACAGCAGCATCGAGAGCAGCGTGTCAGGCTCGAGTCCGAAAGCTAGCAACAGCTTCGAGGAGCAGAGGAGCTTCGTCGAGTGGAACAACATGTACAATCTGCAGGAGCAACGGAAGGAGCCGGAGCAGATCACGCCTACGAAAACGTACGAGCAAGAACCGAACGTCTACGCGAGGATCTACGACGATAATTATATAATACCAGGGAGGATCCAGGTGAACCCCATGTACGTGTCCAGCAACCCGATCGTCAAGGAGAGCCAGCCGATTCAGTCGCCACGGACGAGCCCGCGTCTTGTCCCCGACGCGTTGCCTCGTATCGGGATGCAGTCGACGCCCATCAAGATCGAGGAGCCCGTGGAGTGCGCCAACAAGGTCACCACGGTCGACTACAGGAACATCGAGTCGATAATCAACAGCACGCCCTGCAAAAAGGAGAACACCATGGTTAGCGATCATATTAGAAATTCTGTGATAAAACGAGCGGAGGACCTGAAGATGGAGGTCGAGCAGACGCCGGTCAAAGAGGAGGCCTGCAAGGACACCACCGACTGCTGTTGCCGCCACAAGTGTTGCAGGCACGATAACGACAACATCCTCGAGAAGACGAAGATCCTCTCGGATCTGATCTTCAAGGCGCCGAACCCTCTGTTTAGACACCTGCTGGGCACGGTGGACCTACAATACGGGCTGCAGAACATGTGGGGCAACATCGTGGACGCGAACAACACCTGCGGGCAAGATCTTCGCGTTAAGAACGAGAACGTCGTCGAGATGGAGCAGGATCTACCATTGGACCTGACGATCAACaaataa